A genomic stretch from Shewanella woodyi ATCC 51908 includes:
- the yaaA gene encoding peroxide stress protein YaaA, translating to MLVLVSPAKTLDYDNPAATTEYTLPKLTQYSEQLIEECRKLTPADIASLMKVSDKIAGLNAARFESWSPRFTTGNAKQAVYAFRGDVYTGLDADSLSEDSLSRAQSQLRILSGLYGLLKPLDLMQPYRLEMGTRLANAKGTNLYQFWGDVITDEVNASLKEQGDELLVNLASNEYFKAVKPKLVNGTIITPVFKDRKNGQYKVISFFAKKARGMMVRYILDNKVSNLEELNKFDMAGYYYCEAESTAASPVFKREE from the coding sequence ATGTTAGTTTTAGTTTCACCAGCAAAAACCTTAGACTATGACAACCCTGCGGCGACGACTGAATATACTCTCCCTAAGTTAACTCAGTACAGTGAACAGTTAATCGAGGAGTGTCGTAAGCTCACCCCAGCTGATATCGCCTCACTCATGAAGGTCAGTGACAAAATTGCTGGCTTAAATGCCGCCCGCTTTGAGAGCTGGAGCCCAAGGTTTACCACAGGCAACGCCAAACAAGCTGTGTATGCGTTTCGCGGTGATGTCTACACAGGCTTAGATGCCGACAGTTTATCAGAGGACAGTCTAAGTCGAGCTCAGAGTCAGTTACGCATCTTGTCGGGCTTATATGGCCTATTAAAGCCGCTGGATTTGATGCAGCCTTATCGTTTAGAGATGGGTACACGCTTAGCCAATGCTAAAGGCACCAACCTTTATCAGTTTTGGGGAGATGTGATAACAGATGAAGTTAACGCATCGCTGAAGGAGCAGGGGGATGAGCTTTTAGTGAATCTAGCATCAAATGAATACTTCAAAGCGGTTAAGCCTAAGCTGGTCAACGGCACTATCATCACCCCTGTTTTTAAAGATCGTAAAAATGGTCAATACAAGGTGATAAGCTTCTTTGCCAAGAAAGCTCGGGGCATGATGGTGAGGTACATTCTTGATAATAAGGTCAGTAACCTTGAAGAGCTAAACAAGTTTGATATGGCTGGGTACTATTACTGCGAAGCCGAATCTACGGCTGCTTCACCGGTTTTTAAACGAGAAGAATAA
- the pgi gene encoding glucose-6-phosphate isomerase — translation MTRLTQSDTWQALSTHTQSLPHMRDLFEGDAQRFKTMSTSACGLFLDYSKNRATEETLSLLFKLAEDAQLQSKIAGMFNGEIINTTEKRAVLHTALRASPEQEILLDGVNIVQEVQETQQKMAEFVNAITSGQWKGYTGKRITDVVSIGIGGSFLGPKIVSQALRPYWTGELNCHFVANVDATSICEKLKTLDAETTLFIMSSKSFGTQETLTNTLSAKDWFLKQGGSQLDVAKHFVAVTSNVPKATEFGIDAENIFPMWDWVGGRYSLWSAIGLPIALLIGMDNFKALLQGAHEMDKHFLEAPLTENMPVIMGLFSLLYGNFHGAQSHVVLTYDHYLRGLPAYFQQLDMESNGKSVTLDGTDVDFSTGPVIWGGEGTNGQHAYHQLIHQGTALIPADFIMPLQSHNPLGEHHIQLASNCFGQTQALMQGRNYDEALNELSGSKLSADEQALIAKHKVMPGNKPSNTILMDKLTPSTLGSLIALYEHRTFVQGAIWDINSFDQWGVELGKSLGNDVLERLSADSDATSLDSSSNGLINMFRQGKI, via the coding sequence ATGACCAGACTGACCCAGAGCGACACCTGGCAGGCACTAAGCACTCATACGCAGTCACTGCCACATATGAGAGACCTGTTTGAGGGTGATGCTCAACGTTTTAAGACTATGTCAACTTCTGCCTGTGGCCTATTTTTGGATTACTCTAAAAATAGAGCGACAGAAGAGACACTCTCTTTACTTTTTAAACTTGCCGAAGATGCTCAGCTACAATCAAAAATAGCAGGCATGTTCAACGGCGAAATAATCAACACCACAGAGAAGCGCGCTGTTTTACACACCGCCCTTCGTGCTAGCCCAGAGCAAGAGATACTGCTTGATGGCGTCAACATTGTACAGGAAGTGCAGGAAACTCAGCAGAAGATGGCTGAGTTTGTTAACGCTATCACCTCTGGTCAATGGAAAGGCTATACAGGCAAGAGAATAACTGATGTCGTTAGTATCGGCATCGGCGGCTCCTTCCTAGGCCCTAAAATTGTCTCTCAAGCACTCAGACCCTACTGGACTGGTGAGCTAAACTGTCATTTTGTTGCCAATGTTGACGCCACCTCTATCTGTGAAAAGCTAAAGACACTGGATGCTGAGACAACCCTGTTTATCATGTCGTCTAAATCTTTTGGTACCCAAGAGACACTGACAAACACCTTAAGTGCTAAAGATTGGTTCCTCAAGCAAGGCGGAAGCCAGCTTGATGTGGCTAAGCATTTCGTGGCCGTCACCTCTAATGTTCCTAAGGCGACTGAGTTTGGTATTGATGCAGAAAACATCTTCCCGATGTGGGACTGGGTAGGCGGACGCTACTCACTCTGGTCAGCTATTGGACTACCAATTGCACTGTTAATTGGAATGGACAATTTCAAGGCGCTGTTACAAGGTGCTCATGAGATGGACAAGCACTTCTTAGAAGCGCCACTGACTGAAAACATGCCAGTGATTATGGGCCTCTTCTCTCTGCTCTATGGTAACTTCCACGGCGCTCAATCCCATGTGGTACTGACCTATGATCACTATCTACGTGGCTTACCCGCATACTTCCAGCAACTTGATATGGAAAGTAATGGTAAGTCAGTTACCTTAGATGGAACCGATGTGGACTTTAGCACAGGCCCTGTTATCTGGGGCGGAGAAGGCACCAATGGTCAACATGCTTACCACCAGTTAATTCACCAAGGTACTGCGCTTATTCCAGCGGACTTTATTATGCCGCTTCAAAGCCATAACCCTCTCGGTGAACATCATATTCAACTGGCATCTAACTGCTTTGGTCAAACACAAGCTCTGATGCAGGGACGTAACTATGATGAAGCCCTTAATGAGCTTTCAGGTAGCAAGTTATCAGCTGACGAACAAGCACTGATCGCCAAACATAAAGTTATGCCTGGCAATAAGCCAAGTAATACGATCCTAATGGATAAGTTAACACCATCAACACTAGGCTCACTCATTGCACTTTATGAGCACAGAACCTTCGTTCAAGGTGCTATCTGGGATATCAACTCCTTCGATCAATGGGGAGTAGAGTTAGGTAAAAGTTTAGGTAATGATGTACTGGAAAGACTCAGTGCTGACAGTGATGCGACCTCATTAGACAGCTCCAGTAACGGTCTAATAAATATGTTCAGACAAGGCAAAATCTAA
- a CDS encoding OmpA family protein, producing MMNNTLKAVLLTSMLPFAANAAQELTPWYVGGGVGVNDYEPSCDLKTMKVCGKDDPYAWDVFGGYLFNDYFGVELGYRDLGRGEWTDYANKRNDVGAKGMTLGLVGFMPLSQRWSLSAEAGAMNYLLSNNKQYGTEYYSDSGVAPYFGVGVGYNITENLKLQAKYRRYENLEDDKWNTLDMESNYWGLELSYRFGRTAPAAVVAPVVAAPVDSDNDGVTDDMDQCPNTPSTHQVDGNGCTIYKETTEQRDVGSIQFANNSSVVKNESYQQIEKLANYMNQHPKSTVLISGHASDVGKAEYNMMLSDKRANAVAKILVEKYGIAQDRVEAKGFGITQPIIEGSSPAANKANRRIEAHVTGVKKEALIK from the coding sequence ATGATGAACAATACATTAAAAGCAGTTTTGCTGACATCGATGCTCCCTTTTGCTGCTAATGCAGCTCAAGAGCTGACCCCATGGTATGTGGGTGGCGGTGTTGGTGTTAACGATTATGAACCAAGCTGCGATCTAAAAACCATGAAAGTTTGTGGTAAAGATGATCCTTACGCTTGGGACGTATTTGGCGGTTACCTATTTAACGACTATTTTGGTGTTGAACTAGGTTACCGTGATCTTGGTCGCGGAGAGTGGACAGACTATGCCAACAAGCGTAACGATGTTGGTGCCAAAGGTATGACCCTTGGTCTAGTTGGTTTTATGCCACTTTCACAACGCTGGAGTCTATCGGCTGAAGCTGGTGCGATGAACTACCTGCTATCAAACAACAAGCAGTATGGCACTGAGTACTATAGTGACAGCGGCGTAGCACCTTACTTTGGTGTTGGTGTCGGTTATAACATCACTGAGAATTTGAAGCTACAGGCTAAATACCGCCGCTATGAAAACTTAGAAGATGACAAGTGGAATACACTTGACATGGAAAGCAACTATTGGGGATTAGAGCTTAGTTACCGTTTCGGTCGTACTGCTCCAGCCGCAGTGGTCGCTCCAGTCGTTGCAGCACCAGTCGATTCAGATAATGACGGTGTAACTGACGATATGGACCAATGTCCAAATACACCTTCAACTCATCAAGTTGATGGTAATGGTTGTACTATCTACAAAGAGACAACTGAGCAGCGTGATGTTGGCTCGATTCAGTTTGCTAACAACTCATCAGTGGTTAAGAACGAATCTTACCAGCAGATTGAGAAGCTAGCGAACTACATGAACCAGCACCCTAAATCGACAGTGCTGATCTCAGGTCATGCCTCTGATGTAGGTAAAGCTGAGTACAACATGATGCTATCTGACAAGCGTGCTAACGCCGTTGCTAAGATATTGGTTGAAAAATATGGTATTGCGCAAGATCGCGTAGAAGCGAAAGGCTTCGGTATCACTCAACCTATCATCGAAGGTAGCAGCCCAGCTGCAAACAAGGCTAACCGCCGTATCGAAGCTCACGTCACAGGCGTGAAAAAAGAAGCCCTAATCAAGTAA
- a CDS encoding DUF3545 family protein yields MNRLDYGSALDAVVERPSRSRSSNKKRKWREIEALKEKHRLLKELQDIDKSFECELDNLLM; encoded by the coding sequence ATGAATCGACTAGATTATGGTAGTGCGCTAGATGCAGTCGTAGAAAGGCCGAGTCGCTCAAGAAGCTCCAATAAGAAGCGTAAATGGCGTGAAATTGAAGCACTGAAAGAGAAGCATCGCTTACTTAAAGAGCTACAAGATATCGATAAAAGTTTCGAATGTGAACTTGATAACCTCCTAATGTAA
- the tal gene encoding transaldolase produces the protein MANTLEQFKSITTIVADTGDIEAIKRYQPEDATTNPSLILKAAQIPDYAHLIENAIEWAKTQSSQIDQQVEDAGDKLAVNIGVEILKIVPGRISTEVDARLSFDKAGSIAKAHKLIKLYQEAGIDKSRILIKLASTWEGICAAKELEQEGINCNLTLLFSFAQARACAEAGVYLISPFVGRILDWYKKDTGLEYSATEDPGVVSVTEIYNYYKRHGFNTVVMGASFRNTGEIIELAGCDRLTIGPALLEEMANSQTEVVRKLIPAETTVEAGEPLTEAQFRWEFNENPMAVEKLAEGIRNFAIDQGKLEVMLKEKLTS, from the coding sequence ATGGCTAATACACTAGAGCAATTCAAATCAATCACCACCATTGTCGCTGATACTGGAGACATTGAAGCCATCAAGCGTTATCAACCAGAAGACGCAACGACTAACCCGTCATTAATTTTAAAAGCAGCCCAGATCCCGGACTATGCACACCTTATCGAAAATGCCATCGAATGGGCTAAAACGCAGAGCTCCCAGATTGACCAGCAAGTAGAAGATGCTGGTGACAAACTTGCTGTTAATATCGGTGTCGAGATATTAAAAATCGTTCCAGGCCGTATCTCTACCGAAGTCGATGCTCGCCTCTCTTTTGATAAAGCAGGCTCTATCGCTAAAGCCCACAAGCTTATCAAGCTCTATCAAGAAGCTGGCATAGATAAATCTCGTATTCTTATCAAGCTTGCTTCTACTTGGGAAGGGATCTGTGCGGCTAAAGAGCTTGAGCAAGAAGGGATTAACTGTAACCTGACACTGCTATTTAGCTTTGCTCAAGCACGAGCATGTGCAGAAGCTGGTGTTTACCTTATCTCTCCTTTTGTTGGTCGTATCTTAGACTGGTACAAGAAAGACACTGGACTTGAATATTCAGCAACCGAAGATCCAGGTGTTGTTTCTGTTACCGAGATCTATAACTACTACAAGCGTCATGGATTTAACACAGTTGTTATGGGCGCAAGCTTCAGAAATACTGGTGAAATAATCGAACTTGCCGGTTGTGATCGCTTAACGATTGGACCAGCTCTTCTTGAAGAGATGGCCAACTCACAGACTGAAGTTGTACGTAAGCTTATTCCGGCAGAAACAACTGTAGAAGCGGGTGAGCCATTAACTGAAGCGCAGTTCCGTTGGGAGTTTAATGAAAATCCTATGGCCGTTGAGAAGCTAGCTGAAGGCATTCGTAACTTCGCAATCGATCAAGGTAAGCTGGAAGTAATGCTTAAAGAGAAACTAACCTCTTAA
- a CDS encoding hemerythrin domain-containing protein, translated as MLARLNNDHKHIAILLNILKVKYSRLEVGEAVNYNLIRDIVEYMQSYAEHSHHPLEDIIDSYYMAKYSPEARDEKLAKEHQKLTEFSASLMANLNLILSDVVVSREQLIIDLKSYVAEQEEHMVYENSTIFPLWSKMTDEEDWKNIQQECSLKLIDDPLFNDDDNVLFEELREYINSDDTD; from the coding sequence ATGCTTGCAAGACTGAACAATGATCATAAACATATCGCAATTTTGCTCAATATTCTGAAGGTGAAATATAGCAGACTAGAGGTTGGCGAAGCTGTTAACTATAACCTGATCAGGGATATTGTTGAGTATATGCAAAGCTATGCAGAGCATAGCCATCATCCTTTAGAGGATATCATTGATAGCTATTATATGGCTAAGTACTCCCCTGAAGCGCGTGATGAAAAGCTAGCTAAAGAGCATCAAAAGTTGACCGAGTTTTCCGCTTCGCTTATGGCGAACTTAAACTTAATTTTAAGTGATGTGGTGGTCTCAAGAGAGCAGTTGATTATCGACCTTAAATCCTATGTTGCTGAGCAGGAGGAGCATATGGTTTATGAGAACAGCACCATATTCCCACTGTGGTCAAAGATGACCGACGAGGAGGATTGGAAAAATATACAGCAGGAGTGCTCCCTTAAGTTGATTGATGACCCTCTGTTTAATGACGATGATAATGTTCTGTTTGAAGAACTTAGAGAGTACATTAATTCAGACGACACAGATTAA
- a CDS encoding phosphoketolase family protein, producing the protein MSQQQEISALKKFVRATNFLATSQIYLKQNVLHKRSLTHSDIKPRLLGHWGTCPGINFVYANVNRLIVKNQRSFVYLVGPGHGFPAVQANLFMEGSLSHFYPENIPYNETGIEDICKKFSAAYGYPSHANPEAPGQILEGGELGYSLSVAWGAVLDNPDLIAACLVGDGESETGPLAASWYANRLVDPATNGAVLPIVHINGYKISGPTRMGRMSHEELDLEFRGLGYHPIIVDDELDEDVYVQMTKAMDTSYEMITAIQTRARSGEDVVKPRWPVILMRTAKGWTGTSQYNGKKLEGNCESHQVIVNKCATDKGHLDALDTWLASYNFNELYSINEQGQLIFDKEIQSLIPPAELCCGRQHLSYGGEVVRALSKPDLEKLSYGPETPRGQRGLSMYKMGEWMRDAFKLNRDQRNLRIFSPDETYSNQLQAVFEETDRAWQWPIEEWDEDMARDGRVIELLSENLLFGMMHGYTVTGRHAMFPTYESFSQVVSSMADQYCKYVYASQGVHFRKPVPACNVVLSSLLERQDHNGYSHQNPSFLGAMLEKHPKIISAYLPADGNSTLVYTERAYEDRDKLNILVAGKKDLPQWLTLDEARQQAKDGVMVWDFASDENPDVVLVGCGDYVTQEAMASLVLIRELLPRVRIRFVSVTELTSSGLGSLDFQSKPWLMDEVFTADKGVVFNYHGYPNTIKKLVFDYKGSDRFRIKGYEEEGSTTTPFDMGVRNGTSRYHLVIDMAYKLFQQGVIDETQHVAITTDMLQRLVDHRNYIKANGVDPISLENWVWTR; encoded by the coding sequence ATGTCACAACAGCAAGAGATCAGCGCACTAAAGAAATTTGTTCGAGCTACCAACTTTCTAGCCACTTCGCAAATTTACCTCAAGCAGAACGTACTACATAAACGTTCGCTTACTCACTCAGATATTAAACCTAGACTGCTTGGCCACTGGGGCACCTGCCCAGGTATCAACTTTGTTTATGCCAACGTCAACCGCCTTATCGTCAAGAACCAGCGCTCCTTTGTCTATTTAGTCGGCCCTGGCCATGGTTTTCCTGCCGTACAAGCTAACCTGTTTATGGAGGGGTCTCTTAGCCACTTCTACCCAGAAAACATTCCATACAACGAAACTGGCATTGAAGATATCTGTAAAAAGTTCTCCGCCGCTTACGGCTACCCATCCCATGCAAACCCTGAAGCACCAGGCCAAATTTTAGAGGGTGGCGAGCTAGGTTATTCGCTTTCTGTTGCCTGGGGCGCAGTACTGGATAATCCTGATTTAATTGCAGCATGTCTTGTGGGTGATGGTGAATCAGAAACAGGTCCACTCGCAGCATCTTGGTATGCTAACCGCTTAGTTGACCCTGCAACCAATGGCGCCGTACTGCCTATCGTCCATATTAATGGTTATAAGATCTCAGGCCCAACCCGTATGGGACGTATGAGCCACGAAGAGCTAGATCTTGAGTTCCGCGGCCTTGGCTACCATCCAATCATCGTTGACGATGAGCTCGATGAAGATGTCTATGTGCAGATGACGAAAGCCATGGACACCTCCTATGAGATGATAACCGCCATTCAAACCCGTGCACGCAGTGGTGAAGATGTTGTCAAGCCTCGCTGGCCAGTGATTTTGATGCGTACAGCAAAAGGCTGGACAGGTACCTCACAGTATAATGGTAAGAAGCTAGAGGGTAACTGCGAATCTCACCAAGTTATCGTTAATAAGTGCGCCACAGATAAAGGCCACTTAGATGCTCTCGATACTTGGCTTGCAAGCTATAACTTTAATGAGCTCTACTCAATCAACGAACAAGGCCAGCTAATTTTCGATAAAGAGATCCAATCTCTCATTCCACCAGCAGAGCTTTGCTGCGGCCGTCAACACTTAAGCTATGGTGGCGAAGTCGTTCGTGCCCTGTCCAAACCAGACCTTGAAAAGCTCTCTTATGGTCCGGAAACACCAAGAGGACAGCGGGGGCTCTCTATGTATAAGATGGGTGAGTGGATGCGTGATGCATTTAAACTCAACCGTGACCAACGTAACCTACGTATCTTCAGCCCTGATGAGACTTACTCGAATCAACTTCAAGCAGTATTTGAAGAAACAGACCGCGCATGGCAGTGGCCTATCGAGGAGTGGGATGAAGACATGGCCCGTGATGGACGTGTTATCGAGCTACTTTCAGAGAACTTACTCTTCGGTATGATGCATGGCTACACTGTGACAGGTCGCCACGCGATGTTCCCAACTTATGAGTCATTCTCACAAGTTGTCTCATCAATGGCCGATCAGTACTGTAAGTATGTCTATGCCAGCCAAGGGGTACACTTCCGTAAGCCAGTACCTGCCTGTAACGTGGTGCTATCATCGCTCCTTGAGCGTCAAGACCACAACGGTTACTCGCATCAAAACCCGTCATTCCTCGGCGCAATGTTAGAGAAGCACCCTAAGATCATCTCAGCTTACCTACCAGCCGACGGTAACAGCACTTTGGTTTATACAGAGCGTGCATATGAAGACAGAGACAAGCTCAACATCTTAGTTGCGGGTAAGAAAGACTTGCCTCAGTGGCTAACACTTGATGAAGCACGCCAACAAGCAAAAGATGGCGTCATGGTTTGGGATTTTGCCTCCGATGAAAACCCAGATGTTGTACTCGTTGGTTGTGGTGATTACGTCACCCAAGAAGCGATGGCATCACTGGTACTCATACGTGAGTTACTGCCAAGGGTGCGTATTCGCTTTGTTAGCGTCACCGAGCTTACCAGCAGCGGCTTAGGTAGCTTGGATTTCCAAAGCAAGCCTTGGTTAATGGATGAGGTATTTACCGCCGATAAAGGTGTGGTATTTAACTATCACGGTTACCCAAATACCATTAAGAAGTTGGTATTTGATTATAAAGGCAGTGATAGATTCAGAATCAAAGGTTACGAAGAGGAAGGTTCAACAACAACGCCATTTGATATGGGCGTTCGTAACGGTACTTCTCGTTACCACTTGGTTATTGATATGGCTTACAAGTTGTTCCAGCAAGGCGTCATCGACGAAACCCAACACGTGGCCATTACCACAGACATGCTTCAGCGTCTCGTGGACCACAGAAACTATATCAAAGCTAACGGTGTTGACCCTATTAGTCTTGAAAATTGGGTCTGGACTCGCTAA
- a CDS encoding alanine/glycine:cation symporter family protein: protein MFEKLMMWIESAINYTNGLLWGSVLIYVLVAAGVLFTLRLGFIQFRLFGHGVKLVIQGREKIDGISSFQVFCTSMAARVGTGNMAGVAVAITVGGAGAIFWMWLIAMLGMATAFIESTLAQVYKVKDSEGQYRGGPAYYMERGLGKRWMGTIFSILLIIAFGFAFNSVQANTMTDALNNAFGFDKTFIGLVIVLASAYIICGGLKKVAKASELIVPVMAVAYLAIALLVLVTNIEQVPAALSLIVKSALGWEEAAGGAMGAMMAGIARGLFSNEAGMGSAANIAASATPNPNHPASQGFVQMIGVFVDTIVICSSSAAIIMLSGVLDAPNGQEGIGLLQLALNNELGAWSSYFLAFAIILFCFSSIIANYSYAESNVMFLTKSKKVLFIFRGLVLAMVMVGSVASLSLVWNFADVSMGLMALVNIAAIVMLSKVAYSVIKDYELQLKSGVTPTFDSTKFPEIDNLEGGIWVNKNQKTAKSSAETN from the coding sequence ATGTTTGAAAAATTAATGATGTGGATCGAGTCTGCGATCAACTACACAAATGGCCTGCTTTGGGGCAGTGTGCTTATCTATGTGTTAGTCGCAGCAGGTGTCCTATTTACACTACGCTTAGGTTTTATCCAGTTTCGTTTATTCGGACATGGTGTCAAACTCGTTATTCAAGGGCGTGAGAAGATTGACGGGATCTCCTCATTCCAGGTGTTTTGTACCTCGATGGCGGCGCGAGTCGGTACCGGCAATATGGCTGGTGTGGCTGTTGCTATCACAGTAGGTGGCGCCGGCGCGATATTTTGGATGTGGCTTATTGCTATGCTAGGTATGGCAACGGCCTTTATTGAGTCGACTCTGGCTCAAGTCTACAAAGTCAAAGACAGTGAAGGTCAGTACCGTGGTGGTCCCGCTTATTATATGGAGCGTGGACTGGGCAAACGCTGGATGGGGACTATCTTCTCTATACTGCTTATTATTGCTTTTGGTTTCGCTTTTAACTCTGTGCAAGCCAACACCATGACAGATGCACTTAATAATGCATTTGGTTTCGATAAAACATTCATTGGTCTTGTTATTGTACTTGCCTCTGCTTACATTATTTGTGGTGGATTAAAGAAGGTTGCCAAGGCATCTGAACTGATTGTGCCTGTGATGGCGGTGGCTTACTTAGCGATAGCCTTACTGGTACTTGTCACCAATATCGAGCAGGTTCCTGCAGCACTATCACTGATCGTTAAGAGTGCGTTAGGTTGGGAAGAGGCCGCTGGTGGCGCGATGGGCGCTATGATGGCCGGTATTGCACGTGGTTTATTCTCCAATGAAGCGGGTATGGGCAGCGCGGCTAATATTGCGGCATCGGCGACACCGAACCCTAATCACCCAGCGTCTCAGGGCTTTGTACAGATGATCGGTGTTTTTGTTGATACCATCGTTATCTGTAGCTCCTCAGCTGCGATCATCATGCTCTCTGGTGTACTCGATGCACCAAATGGACAAGAGGGGATAGGATTGCTGCAGTTAGCGTTAAATAATGAGCTAGGTGCTTGGTCATCTTATTTCTTGGCATTTGCGATTATCCTCTTCTGCTTCTCCTCAATTATTGCTAACTACAGCTACGCAGAAAGCAATGTTATGTTTTTAACTAAGAGCAAAAAAGTACTCTTCATCTTCCGCGGCCTAGTGTTAGCCATGGTCATGGTGGGCTCTGTGGCATCGTTAAGCTTAGTGTGGAACTTTGCTGATGTGTCGATGGGATTGATGGCTCTGGTTAATATCGCTGCGATTGTGATGCTCTCTAAGGTGGCCTATTCCGTGATTAAAGACTATGAGCTTCAGCTTAAATCTGGCGTAACACCAACTTTTGATAGCACAAAGTTTCCCGAAATCGATAATTTAGAGGGCGGGATCTGGGTGAACAAAAATCAAAAAACGGCTAAAAGTTCTGCAGAAACGAATTAA
- a CDS encoding M28 family peptidase, translated as MQNYRRTLLMASLLVPLLSCQHTQPKSENIQISEQLQQQALASSLAYDLVESLTVEVGPRLAGSEKDLIAVQWAEDKLTTLGFDKVYKEPVKVPVWDRGDAKAMVVAPYPQGLVITALGGSVATPIDGITAPIVRFDTLAALKAAPEGALTGKIAFIDHKTERHTTGKGYGKTVGGRSRGAVAAASKGALAIVIRSIGTDHDRMAHTGAMRYQDDVPRIPAAALSSPDADQLNLMLKRDENVVLQLKMSPQSHGYATSYNVIAEVTGATKPDEIVLIGAHLDSWDEGTGALDDGAGVGIVTAAGKLIQDLPQKPARTIRVVLYAAEELGLIGGKAYAKAHKDELAKHYIAAESDFGAGLIYQIDYRVSEQAFKDVLAISKPMTANGVAMGTNTASGGPDVSMLPKQGVPVASLRQDGRDYFDYHHTPNDTLDKVNPESLQQNVAAYAQFAYLMAQSEIDLRPLATK; from the coding sequence ATGCAAAACTATCGTCGTACCTTACTCATGGCTTCTCTTTTAGTGCCACTTTTATCCTGCCAACACACACAGCCAAAATCGGAAAACATTCAGATTTCCGAACAGTTACAGCAGCAAGCTCTCGCCTCCTCCCTGGCCTATGATCTTGTCGAATCTCTCACCGTAGAGGTTGGGCCAAGATTAGCAGGCAGTGAAAAAGATCTTATTGCCGTTCAGTGGGCAGAAGATAAATTAACAACACTCGGTTTCGATAAGGTTTATAAGGAGCCAGTAAAAGTCCCTGTATGGGATAGAGGTGATGCCAAAGCGATGGTGGTCGCCCCCTATCCTCAAGGCTTAGTCATCACAGCCCTAGGTGGCAGTGTCGCCACACCAATTGACGGGATCACCGCCCCTATTGTCCGTTTTGATACCCTCGCCGCACTCAAAGCAGCACCAGAGGGAGCATTAACAGGAAAAATAGCCTTCATCGACCATAAAACTGAGCGACACACCACAGGCAAAGGCTATGGCAAAACGGTAGGCGGACGTTCACGGGGCGCAGTGGCAGCCGCTTCCAAAGGCGCCTTGGCCATTGTTATTCGCTCCATAGGCACAGATCATGACCGTATGGCTCACACTGGTGCAATGCGCTATCAAGACGATGTGCCGCGTATTCCTGCCGCCGCATTATCATCACCCGATGCTGACCAACTCAACTTAATGCTAAAACGAGATGAGAATGTAGTGCTGCAGCTTAAGATGTCACCACAAAGTCATGGATACGCTACTTCCTATAATGTTATCGCCGAGGTAACTGGTGCCACAAAGCCCGATGAGATAGTGCTTATAGGCGCACATTTAGACTCGTGGGATGAGGGCACAGGCGCATTGGATGACGGGGCAGGAGTCGGTATCGTGACAGCGGCAGGTAAACTTATTCAAGACTTACCACAAAAACCTGCCAGAACCATTCGAGTCGTACTTTACGCAGCAGAAGAGCTTGGCCTGATTGGCGGTAAAGCTTACGCCAAAGCCCATAAAGATGAACTTGCAAAGCACTATATCGCCGCAGAGTCTGATTTTGGCGCAGGGCTTATCTACCAGATCGACTACCGCGTCTCAGAGCAGGCCTTTAAAGATGTGCTAGCGATTAGCAAACCTATGACAGCAAATGGTGTCGCAATGGGCACCAACACCGCCTCTGGTGGCCCAGATGTCTCTATGCTGCCTAAACAAGGCGTCCCAGTCGCATCATTAAGGCAAGATGGCCGAGACTATTTTGATTATCACCACACCCCTAATGATACGTTAGATAAGGTTAATCCCGAATCGTTACAGCAGAACGTGGCAGCCTACGCACAGTTTGCTTATCTAATGGCTCAATCAGAGATTGATTTACGTCCCTTGGCAACTAAGTAG